GAATCAATATTCAGCTGCAGTGCACCGAGTGCAAGCGTAAGAATTACGCAACGCAGAAGAACAAGAAGAATACTACCGGTCGCCTGGAAGTGAAGAAGTATTGTCCTTGGGACAAGAAACACACTGTCCACAAAGAGTCCAAGTAGTTTCGATAGTGCAGGGGTATAGTTCCAACGGCTAGA
This sequence is a window from Pseudodesulfovibrio sp. S3. Protein-coding genes within it:
- the rpmG gene encoding 50S ribosomal protein L33, with the protein product MRINIQLQCTECKRKNYATQKNKKNTTGRLEVKKYCPWDKKHTVHKESK